A stretch of DNA from Vanrija pseudolonga chromosome 6, complete sequence:
GGAGACGCTGGCGAGGAGACCACCGTAGCCAAAGGTGGCCGATACGGGACGGCGCATCCACTTTGGCGCCTGCGTCAACGACTGGACGTTGGCGcggtcgtcgctcgcgctcgtctgACCGAGGGAGCTGAAGATGtcctcggcggtggccgtgtcggggagggcgggggcggcgggctcctcgtcgcgcgtaGCCTGGAGAGAGTGGATGCCGATGTGGCCATCGAACGACGCCGTGGCGAGGATGTTGGGGTTGCTGGGGCACCACGAAGTCTGGAAAGGCCAGTCACTGGTGGTGGGAAGCTGAACGAGTTAGTAGAAGTCTTCTTGCTTGCACGTACCTCGCCAACAATGTCGCCAGTCTGGGGGTTCCAGAGAAGCGTGCGGTTGTCCTTGGCGCTcgagacgaggaggtcggggtCCTGCTTGCACCACGACACCGAAAGCACGCCCTTGGTGTGGCCCGACAGGATGCGCTCGGGGGCGCGCGTGTTGCGGAGATCCCAGAGCATGATGATGGGcgactcgtcgtcttccGAGGCAGTAATGAGACGAGTGCCCTGCTCAGGGTGCCAGCAGACATCGCTCATGCCACGGCGCTTGCCGATCTGCTGTCCAGCAAAACGACCCGAGAcgtcgcccttggcggcaccgccgccgtactgGAGGCtgacgacctccttgccggccttgagATCCCAGACCGAGGTGTAtcccgacgaggacgacgcggcaAACACACGCGACACGGTCGTGTTCCACTGGAGGGCAGTGATCTCGTTGAGCTTGGTCGAGAGCTGTCCAGGAGGGATGGGCTTGGAGGGGTTATTCAAGTCGGTGATGAAGAGCTGGCGTCAGTGTGAgtgcgacgaggcggcctcACCTCGGCGTTGATGGCGCCCGAGAGCAAGAGGTTCTTCTGGATCGGGTTGAAGTCGAGGCCGCGGACCGGACCAGTGTGGAGCTGGTCGTTCTTGAAGATCTGGGCATctccgccgtcgagcagcttggtGGGGTCGTAGAGGTAGAGCTCGCCCGTCTCCATACCGGCAGCGATGACGCCGCGTcccgaggcggtcgcgccgGGCTGAGACCAGGCAAGGCGGTTGAACCTGGCATTGTTAGTGCACGCGACAAGGCGGACATGGCGGCGCTCACCTGCTCGACACGGTGACGCTGCCCTCGGGCTTGTTCTGGCCCTTTGCGCCGAGACGGTAGCCCTGGGGCGAGTCATCCTTCTCGGATTCGAAGAGCTTGGGTGCCCAGATCTCGAGCTGCGAGTCGTTGCTGAAGCtctcgtcgagggcgccggcgacggcgccggtgacgatgagcggcaccgacgacggcgaaggGTCCCACGCGAACGTCGCTGTGCGCGAGATGTCCTTGAGCTTCATGCTGCCGGACGGGGTGTGGGGAGTTGTGTGTAAAGGAGTGGGAGGACGTGGATGATGATGGAGATGGAGGGGGTGCACAGATGGGCCAGCCTGTAgggtcgcggcgcggtggtggtagtggtgcATGCTGTCACCAGtgagcagccagccagccagccagcagccagcgtGCATCGTGGCATGGCGTGCGTGGCACAAGAAGCGCGTCACTGGTTGGAGGCGGCATAGATAGGGATGCCTAGGAGTGGCGCGCCTAGTTTCTCTTGACATCAGGCCCACTAACCACGTGCCAACCATCCTCTTTCGTGCCTTAAGATTCAAAAGTTCAAACGaccatcatcgccgccgacaacagCCAACGAGCTCATCTTGcatcacccccacccaccaccacgacaccATGCCGGACGCCTTCTTCCAGTCACAaaagaagcgcaagcggcCCAACCGTGCGGGcgggtcgtcctcgcgcccggcgccgcgcaagcccagggcagcggcgcgggacgaggagctcgcgtccgacgacgaggccggcgcggccaacatcgagatcgacgacatggacTTTACGGCCGgcaggcggccggcggcgctcgacgacgatgagtTTGTCGACACGAacgagacggcggcggagaagCGTGTGCGGCTGGCAAGGGGATACCTTGACAAGGTCCGCCAGGACATTGAGGAGGGTGGGTGTCGCCTGAATTGGGCTGGGCTGACGATGCAGAACACGCAGAGGACGATTTCGACGCAGCCGAGATCGACAAGGAGCTGATTGCGTCGCGTCTGCGccaggaggtcgacgaggccgagggccggATCCACCGCTTTGTGTCGTCGGCAGAGgtgacggcgtcgcgcttcgCGTCGACGCAGCACGTGCCGACCGGTgtggcgatgacggcgactGGGCAGGTGTACGTGTCGACCAAGAACGGGAGCGTGCTGCGCTTCGACCGCGCGACGCTTAAGAGCCCCAGCCGGCTGCCGGGCGGGGAGCACAAGGGCGCCAtctacgccgtcgccgcgagcgaggacggcaagtGGGTCGTgacgggcggggcggacaagctcgtcggcgtgtggcgcgacggcgagtgggtgACCGGCATGCGGGGGCACAAGGACGCCGTGTCGTCTGTCGTGTTCCCGCCGCTCGCGAACCAGTCGGCACACGTGCTGTCGGCGAGTTTGGGCCGGCACCTGGCGCTGCACTCGCTGTCCacgctctcggcgctcgacacgtTCTTCGGCCACCAGGACGCCGTGCCGTCCGTGTCGGCACTCAAGCCCACCGCGGCCGTCAcggccggcgggcgcgacCGCACCTGCCGCTGGtggaaggtcgaggaggaggtgcagcTCGTGCTCCGGTCGGGCGGCAAGACgcgggacggcgagcgcgagtacgTGGAGGGCAGCGTGGATGTTGTGtgcgcgctcgacgactcgCACTTTGTTTCTGGCGGCGACACCGGCACGATCTGTCTCTGGAGCACAGGCAAGAAGAAACCCATCTACTCCAAGGTGCTCGCACACGGCACCGATACCGACGGCCACAACAGCCTCGTCGAGTCGACGAAGGAGCCCGCACCCCGCTGGATCACGGCGTTGGCCGCCCTGCGCGGCACAAATCTCTTCGCGTCCGGCTCGTGGGACGGCCACGTCCGCTTGTGGGCcatggacgccgagctgcggaCGTTCAAGCCCGCCGGCGAGTttgagctcggcggcttTGTGAATGCGCTCCAGatcctccagctcgacgacaccaTTGTCCTCACCGCCGCTGTCGGCCGCGAGCCACGACTCGGCCGCTGGATCTCGCTCAAGAAGGCCCGCAACGGCCTCTTTGTCGCCAGTCTCGACATCAAGTCGGACGTGTAAACTACCCACTTCACCACCCCCCAATGTAATATGTCATCCAGTATCCATGCATACGGCGTTCCTGGCAATGTGGTTAGAGGTGCTATAAACAAGATGCAGGGTATGGGCATGTGGCTTCATATTAATGCTCATCATGGTGGGGTTGGAAGACAATCGTggtgtcgtgctcgccggcatcgtcgtcgtcttcgtggTGGTACTCGGAGCCGGCCGAGAGCTCGGAAATGGCTTCGAGGTGGGATTGGAGGTCGGCCTCCAAGTCGTCGTCAGTCTCCTCGGCGTGGTGGGACGACTTGGAGGGAGAGTACGGCGAGTCGTCGGCAATGTCGCTGAACGTGCCGTCCCTGCCATCCGCAGGGCTGCTTTCTTCCGGCGACAAGTGGAAGTAGTCGGGCGTGCCGCTGTGGGGACGGGTCGACGCACCGTCGTGCGGCTCGTCGTTGAAGTCGCCGCCCAAGATGGATGGGATCGACTCGGGGCTCTTGAAGCCGCTGGGCATGGGGCTCGGAGTCACAGGTAAAGAAATGTCGTCGGCTCCTTCCGGGCTCTTGGCGCCGTTGGGCGCCGGACTCTCGAAGATGTTCATCATCATCTTCTGGGCTAAGGAGCCAAAGTCGACATCCTGCGAACCCATGTTCGGCAGCATAAAGTCGCTGAAGTCGGTGTTGGCAGGCaggggagagggaggaggagctggctGGCGACGCTCGCGCTTGATGCGTGGCGTACCCTCCAGCTTGAGGCGTTGCAGCCGTGCTTCGATGAGGTTGTTCTCCGAAGAAGTAGAGGCGCCAGtcggctgcggcgtgagGGCCGCTCGGGCAGCGgcacgacgctcgcgcaAAGCGACCTCCTCCTGGCGGGCACGGTTTGCCTGCCGACAGAACTTGTAGGAGGAGGTAAAGGTCCGGAAGATGCCAAAGAACTCTTGGCTCTGCAGTCGCCTTCCGTGCTCTTCTCCTTCGCCATAGTACGTCTCAACGTCGCGCAGGCCCTTCTCCGCGTTGATAATGCCATCGCGGAGCGTCTGcatgtcgtcctcggcggcagcggagAAGCGGAACATCTTCCGGGTGTAGCCATCCTTGTCGGTCTCGAAATTGGACTCGAGCGACTGGCGAATGCTGCGGATCTCGTCCAGCATCTGCTTGGATGTCGCCTGCATGTCGGAGAAGTTGACTCGGCTGGCATCAGACGGCTTCTCAAGCTCCTGGAGGAAGCCTTCGAGCTCTGGGAAGTGCGTAGACACTGTTCGCTCCAGGAAGTGCAAGAGGTTCTGTCCATTCGACGATTTCGTGTCGACCAGCTTGTTGATCGAACCAATCTTGAATCCATAGGCGCCACCGGCAAAGTTGGTTCCATTGAGGTAGTTGCCCATGGTAAGAATGACGTTCATGAGCTGCTGGAACTTCCTGGCGCCGCGCAGATCCTGACAAGCGACAATAAGGAGGTCGAGACTCTGTTGCAGAAGCTCGACGTTCTGGGCGAACCGCACCTGGAACAGCATACCCTTGACACGATCGGCGAGGTGAGGCACCTGAATAAGGCGAACCATGAGGCGATCGGCAGGGTGCAGCAGTTCCAACTCTGCCTCAGAATCGGCCGAGTGTGTGAGGAGCTTGCCTCGCTGGAGATGTAAGCATAATCCAATACTAAGGTTCTTACGTCGTCATCGTTCGGAAGCACACCGCGCAGCTCGTGGAGGAACGTCTCCGAGCAGAGGTCCTTGTTGAAGTTGGCAATGGCGTCGCTGAGCTTCTCGGGCGGCATGAAGCTCTTGGCCGTCGAACCGGCCATCAAGATTTCGATGCGCTTTCTGTGCTCAGGCGCAAGCACACTGAGAAGCTCcgtctccttcttcttcttgacgGCATCGTAGATGATTTCCCTTGCCTTGAACTCGTCCTCGATCTCCGACCAGAGGTTGGCAGCCTTCATGCGCTGGACAagttcctcctcggcgacgggcgcctcgggctccgACCAGACAGTCCGCTGGAGCTGAGCCTTGGAGACCTTGTCCCACTGAAGTTGCTTCATCTTCTTGGAGGCCACCATGGCGACGTTCTTGCGCGAGTCATTGACACCGTGGAACAGCGAGCCGATAGGCGCgttcggcgcgcgcgacacggcggcgctgccgaAGGGCCCacgaggtggtggaggcgcGTCCGGAGTGCGCGGTGGGGGCGTGCCAGCCTTGTTGAGCTTGGCACCCGCTCTGATACCCGCAAGTAACCCGGCCATGCCTGCAGGGGCACCTTGGGGCAAGCCAGCAccaggcggaggaggaggtggtggtggtgggggcggtgggggagGACCTCCTTCCGCTGAAGGGAGCTTTGCCGATCGAATGCCAGCCAGTAACCCTGCCGGCAATCCAGGTGGTccaggtggaggtggtggcggaggtggcggcggaggaggaggaggtggaggtggtggcggaggtggcggtggggcgGCAGTGCCAGGGGCAGCTGAGGCAACGCCGTTAGCGCCGGTAGAGCCAGGCGCACCAGACACACCAGATACTCCAGCTGCCTCCTGAGCttcagcctcggcggccttgatctcgtcatcctcgtcaagAGTAGGAagggcaggagcagcagcaggaagGTAGTCGTCCGGCTCGTTGGAGCCGGCGC
This window harbors:
- the SPAC2E1P5.05 gene encoding putative WD repeat-containing protein; this translates as MPDAFFQSQKKRKRPNRAGGSSSRPAPRKPRAAARDEELASDDEAGAANIEIDDMDFTAGRRPAALDDDEFVDTNETAAEKRVRLARGYLDKVRQDIEEEHAEDDFDAAEIDKELIASRLRQEVDEAEGRIHRFVSSAEVTASRFASTQHVPTGVAMTATGQVYVSTKNGSVLRFDRATLKSPSRLPGGEHKGAIYAVAASEDGKWVVTGGADKLVGVWRDGEWVTGMRGHKDAVSSVVFPPLANQSAHVLSASLGRHLALHSLSTLSALDTFFGHQDAVPSVSALKPTAAVTAGGRDRTCRWWKVEEEVQLVLRSGGKTRDGEREYVEGSVDVVCALDDSHFVSGGDTGTICLWSTGKKKPIYSKVLAHGTDTDGHNSLVESTKEPAPRWITALAALRGTNLFASGSWDGHVRLWAMDAELRTFKPAGEFELGGFVNALQILQLDDTIVLTAAVGREPRLGRWISLKKARNGLFVASLDIKSDV